The Halorubrum sp. BV1 genome contains the following window.
GACTTCCGTCGGTCCCGCGACAGCCACGAGTGTGACCGAGTTCTCGTAGAGACTGCCATCGTCGATGACCCACCCACCCGAGTAGATGTACTGGTCAGCATTCTCACAGCGGCGCACGTACAACACCGCAGGGAACGGCGACGGACAGTCCGGCGGCGCGACCATGACCGGACACACAAGCGTCGACGTAACCGCGCTCTCACCGCTCTCAGAACCCCACTCATCGAAGTCAGCGGGTTCTGAAGCCGCCCCATCAGCACTGACCGCGAGGGTTGGTGTCGTCTCCGTAGCCTGTGGCGGGTCGTTCTGTACGGTGACGGTGATCGTCCCGGTATTGCCTGATGCTTCGAGGTGAATGCCCGTGTCGACTGGTCCGGAGACGGCAGAGAGGAACGTGTCCGAGTTGTACAGCGAATTATCCTCGACCATGAGGCCCCTGTTGAGGACGTTTTCCCCGCCGACTGCATCCCCTTCGTAGATCGGGCTGGGGTCGTCTTTTTCATTGGAGACCCTGTTGTCCCCCCACGCGTAGACGTGTCCATCGTCGTCGGTTCTTCCAGTCACGTACTCGATGATGCGGCGCGGCGTGAGTTCGTCGACGAGTGCGACGTTTCCAGCGGAGAGTCGAGCGTCAGGGACCGTGATGGTGAACTGCTCGCTGAGTATGGGTTCACCAGCGAGGTGCGCGTAGAGAGCACCGATATCTTCGGGGCTTGCTCCAGTCAGTTCCTGTAAGTGAGAATTGCTGAGTGACTCTTCCGCGGTATCTTCCAGCGATGATTCGAGGAGTTTGATGTCTCCTTTGACGATTTCTCGTACGTCGTGAACGACTTCGTTAGCGGCCTCCCACTCGCCGTTGTCGATGTGGGCGGCTGCCTGCTGGACCAGTTTCTTTCGGCCGTCTGCGTGTTCCCGGACGGTCACACACACGTCGTCGGAACAGCGCTCTAACGTGGCTTGTATGTCTTCGATGGTGCCACCCATATCTGCGAGGCCGCGCCGTCCCGTGCGTGCGGAGCGCTTGCTGATGGAGTCGGCAGTCGCGTTCGTCTGAGAGAGGAGTGTGTTCTCCAGGTCTACTGCGTTCGAGCGGAGTTCGACGGTGTCGTCGAGTCCGTCGGCGTCTGAGTCGTCGTCGGGTCCGCGGATAATCGATTTGTTGCTCCGACTGTTGTTGTAGTTGGCCCGGTTGCGTCCAATACCGCCATCGTTGTAGTCGAAGCAACAGGTGGCTGCAGTTGCGGTTGCGGTCACCCACACTTCGAGTTCGATCTCGTCGGAGACCGGGCCGACGTCTGCGGAGAGTGTTGGCGTTAGTTTGTATACGATTGGCTCATCAATTGGCGACGGACCCGTGTACCCTCCAATACCTGCGAACGGTGCCGCGGGTGAAGCTCCGGTATCGGTCGTCGCACTCGCAACGCTGTCAAGGCAGCCGCTGAGCGCACTGATGGTCAAGAGACCGCCTGCGGTGAGTAGCTGTCGACGGCTCGTTCTCATAGCCGGGATATCCCGCTTCGAACGGTGCGCTCGTTTAGACTCCATCTCTGTGTGGTAAAGACCCTCACCCATCATAAACACTCTTATAAAAATTATATGTCAAATGTCGGGATTGTACACTCATCGAGGCGTTCTCACGCTTCGTCGGACGCGTCACTCCATTCCTCGGCGAGTGCCACCGCACTCTCGGAGGCCTCCCGATGGGCGGCCGCCAGCTCTTCGTCGTCCGGCCGGTCTGGCTCGACCTCGACGACGGCGACGGCTCCCCGGCTGTTTTATCGATTTCAGTGGCCCGCACGGCGCGGAACAGCGAGAGAGCCGGGAAGGCGAGTTCACCGCTGATACGCCGCGTTCGGCCACCGACTGATCGAGCCCCTAGAGAGCGGTTTCAGCGGGATTCACCGCCTCGCCGTCGAGACGTCCCGTTGTGAGCGTCCCCTCGCGGCGAAGCGTCACTGTTTATATCGCCTCGCCTCTGGTTGCGGCAATGAGCGTTCCATGCGTCGCGGTCGCGCGCGAGCGCGGCGAGCACGTTCGCGAGCAACTCGCCGACCGCGACGCGCTCGACGGGGACCACGAGATCACCGTCGACGGGGACACGATCTACATTCCGGTCACGGACGCGAAACGCGTTCCGGACGGCCTCAGAGACCGGATCGAGACGCGCGACGTCGCCGAACGCGATCGGCAGAAGACGCCGGCCGACATTCTCGGATTCGAGCCCTCGGTAGAGCGACTCGGCGACATCGTCATCGTCGACGAGGACGACGCCGACCGCGCCGCCGCGATCGCTGACGCGGTGATGGCCTCCGATCTTCCCTGCGAGACGGTGCTCAATCGCGCGTCACCCATCGAAGGCGAACTTCGCGTTCGACGGTGGGACGTGCTCGCCGGGGACGGCACCGAGACGGTCCACCGCGAGTACGGCCACGAGTTCGCGCTCGACGTCGCCGAGGTGTACTTTTCGCCACGGCTCGCGACCGAGCGCCACCGAGTGGTGACGCAGGTCGGCGCGGACGAGACGATCGTCGATATGTTCGCCGGAGTCGGTCCCTACGCGGTTCCGATGGGGAGTCGCGGTGCCGACGTCGTCGCCTGCGATCTGAACGAGACGGCGATCGAGTACCTCCGGGAAAACGCCGAGCGAAACGGCGTCGCCGATCGAGTGACCGCGGTCGCCGGTGACGTCCGCGAGGCGGCGACGGCGTACGCCGACACGGCCGACCGACTCGTGATGAATCTCCCGCACTCCGCCGACGAGTTCCTCGATGCGGCGATTGCGCTGGCAGGCGACGACTGCGTGCTCCACTACTACGACATCCAACACGAAGACGACCCGTTCGGTCCGGGGACGGACGCGATACGCGCCGCCGCCGGCGACGAGTACGCGGTGGACGTGGACACCGAACGGGTCGTCCGGTCGTACGCGCCCCACGAATACAACGTCTGTTTGGACGTCAGACTGACGCGGACGTGATCGGGCTAGGCCCGGTCGTCAGTGAAATGAGAGGGTCTAGAGGGGTGGCAAAGGCAGATTCGCCGCCCGCCCGGGGTATCACGGGGCGGAACGGCGTCGGGCCCGTCACATGACAAGAGTCCACGGCCCGTGACCGGTCGAAGTCAGAGGCGATTGTGCGCTTGACACGCCGGTAGCGTTGGCCACGCGGGTGCCGTGGGGATCACTCGCTGGGGAGAGTGGCACGTCGGATCGCCGTGGGGGATGCGATCGACGCGGTCGTCGACGCCCGGTACGGGCTCCGACCGGGCACACACCGACGAGGGAGTCGATCCCCGCCATCGCGGCATGCGTTCGGTGTCATCACACTTCGGTAAAA
Protein-coding sequences here:
- a CDS encoding class I SAM-dependent methyltransferase family protein; this translates as MSVPCVAVARERGEHVREQLADRDALDGDHEITVDGDTIYIPVTDAKRVPDGLRDRIETRDVAERDRQKTPADILGFEPSVERLGDIVIVDEDDADRAAAIADAVMASDLPCETVLNRASPIEGELRVRRWDVLAGDGTETVHREYGHEFALDVAEVYFSPRLATERHRVVTQVGADETIVDMFAGVGPYAVPMGSRGADVVACDLNETAIEYLRENAERNGVADRVTAVAGDVREAATAYADTADRLVMNLPHSADEFLDAAIALAGDDCVLHYYDIQHEDDPFGPGTDAIRAAAGDEYAVDVDTERVVRSYAPHEYNVCLDVRLTRT